Proteins from a genomic interval of Gossypium arboreum isolate Shixiya-1 unplaced genomic scaffold, ASM2569848v2 Contig00390, whole genome shotgun sequence:
- the LOC128289034 gene encoding 30S ribosomal protein S11, chloroplastic-like: MAKPIPKVGSRRNGRSSARKSARRIPKGVIHVQASFNNTIVTVTDVRGRVISWSSAGTCGFKGTRRGTPFAAQTAAGNAIRAVVDQGMQRAEVMIKGPGLGRDAALRAIRRSGILLSFVRDVTPMPHNGCRPPKKT; the protein is encoded by the coding sequence ATGGCAAAACCTATACCAAAAGTTGGTTCACGTAGGAATGGGCGCAGTAGTGCACGGAAAAGTGCACGTAGAATACCAAAAGGAGTTATTCATGTTCAAGCAAGTTTCAACAATACCATTGTTACTGTTACAGATGTACGGGGTCGGGTAATCTCTTGGTCCTCCGCCGGCACTTGTGGATTCAAGGGTACAAGAAGGGGGACCCCTTTTGCTGCTCAAACCGCAGCGGGAAATGCTATTCGAGCAGTAGTAGACCAAGGTATGCAACGAGCGGAAGTTATGATAAAGGGTCCTGGTCTCGGAAGAGATGCAGCATTACGAGCTATTCGTAGAAGTGGTATACTATTAAGTTTCGTACGGGATGTAACCCCTATGCCACATAATGGCTGTAGACCTCCTAAAAAGACGTAG